A section of the Deltaproteobacteria bacterium genome encodes:
- a CDS encoding flavodoxin domain-containing protein: MGNVLVVYASRTGETEKIANLIAEGVRFTGHEAGVKNVKDIKKETDLDGYDAYVFGSATYHGEMLQAMKTMLFLAEKAALQNKVGGGFGAFGWSGEAPDRIFETMANIFRMDMVSGPLRLKSSSLGGGIQMAQEYGKQIAQKIKV, translated from the coding sequence ATGGGAAACGTACTCGTCGTTTATGCCTCGCGCACGGGTGAAACCGAAAAAATCGCCAACCTCATCGCCGAAGGCGTCCGTTTCACCGGCCACGAGGCTGGTGTCAAAAATGTCAAGGACATAAAAAAAGAAACCGACCTCGATGGATACGACGCTTATGTATTCGGATCCGCGACCTATCATGGCGAGATGTTGCAGGCAATGAAAACCATGCTTTTTCTGGCCGAAAAAGCGGCCCTGCAAAACAAGGTAGGGGGCGGATTCGGCGCCTTCGGATGGAGTGGCGAGGCACCGGACCGCATCTTCGAAACCATGGCCAACATCTTCCGGATGGATATGGTCAGCGGTCCACTCAGGCTGAAATCAAGCAGCCTCGGCGGAGGCATTCAAATGGCGCAGGAATATGGAAAACAGATTGCACAAAAAATTAAGGTATGA
- a CDS encoding ferritin translates to MLNENVQNALNAQFNAEMYSSYLYLSMNGWFKSISLDGFANWMYQQAKEELVHAMKFYEFINQRGGRFIPAAIDTPPHEWDSPLAVFEDTLAHEQKVTAMIDDLVEIADNERDHATHIFLQWFVTEQVEEEENASGVLEQLRLVKDDKSGLFMIDRELMKRPAPSELGAGE, encoded by the coding sequence ATGCTGAACGAAAACGTGCAAAATGCATTGAACGCTCAGTTCAACGCAGAAATGTATTCCTCCTACCTCTATCTGTCCATGAACGGCTGGTTCAAATCCATCAGCCTGGACGGATTCGCCAACTGGATGTATCAACAGGCCAAGGAGGAGCTCGTTCATGCCATGAAGTTTTATGAGTTCATCAATCAGCGTGGCGGCCGGTTCATTCCGGCCGCCATCGATACGCCGCCCCATGAATGGGATTCTCCCCTAGCGGTGTTCGAGGACACCTTGGCGCATGAGCAAAAGGTGACCGCCATGATCGATGACCTGGTGGAAATCGCCGATAATGAGCGCGATCATGCCACCCATATTTTTCTGCAGTGGTTTGTTACCGAGCAAGTGGAGGAAGAGGAAAACGCAAGCGGCGTCCTCGAACAGCTGAGACTCGTTAAGGATGACAAAAGCGGCCTGTTCATGATCGACCGCGAATTGATGAAAAGACCGGCCCCATCCGAATTGGGTGCCGGCGAATAA